The following coding sequences are from one Eucalyptus grandis isolate ANBG69807.140 chromosome 11, ASM1654582v1, whole genome shotgun sequence window:
- the LOC108958793 gene encoding uncharacterized protein LOC108958793 encodes MRTSFGKRGGHIISTAGTLALSQVDYKRRRSMGAETNFDFNPSKLLLRFRVLPARGTAWKPPWISKTFDSETITRGSWNFGSIHKSMYKRRRSKRVENNFHCNLVKMLASDFYMSTRQHGKESLLDTQGSWPLSVPPRALVKEEDRSLFEATVKGDWKKIKKILSVIPTAMTAKIMTIGSNRFTMLEVAIMATRDQLVEKLVKQFPPKCEDATSKALSYAARGGRMRILKALLDKIDAESKIIDDALELATESAPNQKEVIWYLARRITSCPSDEIMGNLLLAGHLVVPVCLVDTTFDDSKNTKMARAPFIKRSGELKFRHHCSLELAKLTLIEMKKTMNTTGTLESLWSSGVVLDAASRGVSEIVDLCLKHFPELIWDIDFAKELITEIVKGRHVELFRLVNAHNPIRHLNDGDLIDLMKAVTKWSPRCVSPDVSGKAFLLQRELQWFQVVEVTNFPSLKWLKFQLHRKTYWEVFVEQRKELHKEAGQWMKDTSSSCSLVATLIITVAFAAAFTVPGGNDNSTGIPIFQKNVSFIIFAVADALALLCSITATLMFLAILTSRYAIEDFRYSLPRKMILGLTFLFLSLVSMLVAFGSTLMIVLSERLKWVYIPIISLAAFPAVLFAILQLPLFIEMVESTYRPRLYRPLKLWK; translated from the exons atgagGACGTCATTCGGGAAAAGAGGAGGGCACATCATCTCTACAGCTGGAACTTTGGCTCTATCCCAGGTCGATTATAAAAGGAGAAGATCCATGGGAGCAGAAACCAACTTCGACTTCAACCCCTCGAAATTACTTCTCCGCTTTAGAGTTTTACCTGCTCGCGGCACGGCATGGAAACCTCCATGGATATCCAAGACATTCGATTCCGAAACCATCACCAG AGGCAGCTGGAACTTTGGCTCTATCCACAAGTCGATGTATAAAAGGCGAAGATCCAAGAGAGTAGAAAACAACTTCCACTGCAACCTCGTAAAAATGTTGGCTTCAGATTTCTACATGTCCACTAGACAGCACGGCAAAGAATCCTTACTGGATACCCAAGGCAGTTGGCCATTGTCAG TCCCGCCAAGAGCGTTGGTCAAGGAAGAAGATCGATCATTGTTTGAAGCCACAGTGAAAggtgattggaaaaaaatcaagaagatcCTCAGTGTAATCCCCACAGCAATGACAGCTAAGATAATGACCATAGGAAGTAATCGCTTTACCATGCTCGAAGTTGCGATTATGGCCACACGAGATCAGTTGGTTGAGAAATTGGTCAAGCAGTTCCCTCCAAAATGTGAAGATGCTACCAGTAAAGCCCTCTCCTATGCGGCCCGGGGAGGAAGAATGAGGATATTAAAGGCATTATTAGACAAAATTGATGCTGAATCTAAAATTATTGATGATGCCCTAGAGTTGGCTACTGAATCTGCTCCTAATCAAAAGGAGGTTATCTGGTACTTGGCTAGGCGTATAACATCCTGCCCATCAGATGAAATCATGGGCAATCTTCTCCTGGCTGGCCATTTGG TTGTCCCTGTATGCTTGGTTGACACAACATTTGATGACTCCAAGAACACGAAGATGGCTCGAG CACCTTTCATCAAAAGGAGCGGAGAGTTGAAGTTCAGGCACCATTGCTCGCTTGAATTGGCAAAACTAACTCTTATCGAGATGAAGAAAACTATGAATACTACTGGAACGCTCGAGTCTCTATGGTCTTCAGGTGTTGTCCTCGATGCTGCATCTCGCGGAGTCTCTGAAATTGTGGATTTATGTCTTAAACATTTTCCGGAGTTAATATGGGATATCGACTTTGCAAAAGAACTAATAACAGAAATTGTCAAGGGACGGCATGTTGAGTTGTTTAGACTAGTGAACGCACACAACCCCATTCGACATTTAAATGACGGCGATCTCATTGACCTAATGAAGGCGGTGACCAAATGGTCACCAAGATGTGTGTCCCCTGATGTTTCTGGAAAAGCTTTTCTTCTGCAGAGGGAACTTCAGTGGTTTCAA GTAGTAGAAGTTACCAACTTTCCTTCTTTGAAATGGCTGAAATTTCAATTGCATAGAAAAACGTACTGGGAAGTTTTTGTAGAACAACGCAAAGAGTTGCACAAGGAAGCAGGGCAATGGATGAAGGATACATCATCATCTTGTAGCCTTGTGGCGACTCTTATCATTACGGTAGCTTTCGCTGCAGCTTTTACTGTACCTGGAGGCAACGACAACAGTACGGGGATCCCAATATTTCAAAAGAATGTCTCGTTCATAATATTTGCAGTTGCAGATGCACTTGCTCTCCTTTGTTCTATCACTGCCACGTTGATGTTCTTGGCAATCCTAACGTCACGCTACGCAATTGAAGATTTCCGCTACTCACTACCGAGAAAAATGATACTGGGCctcacttttctcttcctttctttagTGTCTATGCTGGTGGCATTCGGATCTACTCTTATGATTGTCTTGAGTGAACGCTTGAAGTGGGTTTACATCCCAATTATTTCGTTGGCTGCCTTCCCTGCCGTATTGTTCGCAATCCTACAGCTTCCCTTGTTCATCGAAATGGTCGAATCCACCTATCGGCCTCGCCTCTATCGTCCCTTGAAGCTTTGGAAGTGA